In Nocardioides sp., the following proteins share a genomic window:
- a CDS encoding family 43 glycosylhydrolase, producing the protein MDRRGGWGLVGLLVGALVWTAGPAVAKPEPPRPILNENFPDPAVVATGSGLVGFATGELTPAAWATSERGRWQRNGPALTRLPDWSSEGGVWAVDVVRAGGQWVMYYAAPVDGIVEYGRCIGVAVAARPRDRFRPVGGRPLVCPEYADTPRAEDTMEPVDVSLPRAGVIDPSHFTDLDGMPYLLYKTDRIPSSIRIVPLSDDGLHVRKGLISQELFRVDGVFENPHIIRRPRDFVMLVSRGDWTKCEYRTDWIRSPSLVDWSVVQSGILLEKRTSGLCGPGGADLVEIPGKKQPRLFFHAWTCHRRPEPCRGPKETKWDHHWKRYQGVRALYAARVGWRQGRPRIAGWVSGR; encoded by the coding sequence GTGGACAGGCGCGGCGGATGGGGATTGGTCGGTCTGCTGGTGGGCGCTCTGGTCTGGACCGCGGGCCCGGCAGTGGCCAAGCCCGAGCCTCCGCGGCCGATCCTCAACGAGAACTTCCCCGATCCGGCGGTCGTGGCGACCGGCTCGGGCCTGGTCGGTTTCGCGACCGGCGAGTTGACCCCGGCCGCGTGGGCGACGAGTGAGCGTGGCCGCTGGCAGCGCAATGGTCCGGCGCTCACGCGCCTGCCCGATTGGTCCAGCGAGGGCGGCGTGTGGGCCGTCGATGTCGTACGCGCTGGCGGTCAGTGGGTGATGTACTACGCGGCGCCGGTCGACGGGATCGTCGAGTACGGCCGGTGCATCGGCGTGGCGGTAGCCGCACGGCCGCGCGATCGCTTCCGACCGGTCGGCGGACGACCGCTGGTGTGTCCGGAGTACGCCGACACCCCGCGTGCGGAAGACACCATGGAGCCGGTGGACGTCAGCCTTCCGCGGGCCGGTGTGATCGACCCGAGTCACTTCACCGACCTCGACGGCATGCCGTACCTGCTCTACAAGACCGACCGGATCCCCTCGTCGATCCGGATCGTGCCGCTGTCCGACGACGGCCTGCACGTACGCAAAGGGTTGATCAGCCAGGAACTCTTCCGCGTCGACGGAGTCTTCGAGAATCCCCACATCATCCGTCGCCCTCGCGACTTCGTGATGTTGGTGTCGCGGGGCGACTGGACCAAGTGTGAGTACCGCACGGACTGGATCAGGTCGCCGTCGCTGGTCGATTGGTCGGTCGTCCAGTCCGGCATCCTGCTGGAGAAGCGCACCTCGGGGCTATGCGGTCCAGGCGGTGCTGATCTCGTCGAGATCCCGGGGAAGAAGCAACCGCGACTGTTCTTCCACGCGTGGACGTGTCATCGCCGCCCCGAGCCGTGCCGCGGTCCCAAGGAGACCAAGTGGGATCACCACTGGAAGCGCTACCAGGGCGTGCGCGCCCTCTATGCCGCGCGCGTCGGGTGGCGCCAGGGGCGGCCACGCATCGCCGGCTGGGTCTCCGGCCGCTAG
- a CDS encoding histidine phosphatase family protein produces the protein MSVTLVVLRHAKSDWDVQASDRLRPLAKRGVRQAREAGEWLRTHGPVLEVALVSPATRAQQTWQLAGDPEVDRRDVEEVYTFDGSDLVAVVRTLRDVRSAALVGHNPAVEELIHALTGQWVEMPTSCLAVVELDDWTNAGDRSGRLVAHGRPPA, from the coding sequence ATGAGCGTCACGCTGGTGGTCTTGCGCCACGCCAAATCCGATTGGGACGTGCAGGCCTCAGATCGACTGCGACCGCTCGCCAAGCGGGGCGTACGACAGGCGCGGGAGGCCGGCGAGTGGCTGCGTACGCACGGCCCGGTGCTCGAGGTCGCGCTCGTCTCACCTGCGACCCGTGCGCAGCAGACGTGGCAACTGGCCGGCGACCCGGAGGTTGACCGGCGAGATGTCGAGGAGGTCTACACCTTCGACGGGTCCGACCTGGTGGCGGTCGTACGAACCCTGCGCGACGTGCGGTCCGCCGCCTTGGTCGGGCACAACCCCGCGGTGGAGGAGTTGATCCACGCGCTCACCGGGCAGTGGGTCGAGATGCCGACGTCGTGCCTGGCGGTCGTCGAACTCGACGACTGGACGAACGCGGGCGACCGCAGCGGACGTCTGGTGGCCCATGGCCGCCCACCGGCCTGA
- a CDS encoding DUF6350 family protein translates to MVSLITSSPTNMDESPAPTRPLPLIAVGGGLVAAMITLAGSLTVGMLGWFLADSGAHGAPRDGLRIGALGWLSAHRSAVTIERVSVTMVPLLVTLLCAIVVWKVAHRVGDALSGHGPDADRLADGERDWTVPVATGGFATGYGAVLLVTQALLADSGASLLRVLLALLVLTGVLVFPAVAAGSGRAAIWASQLPSAVVPAALATRRVVLWFCGTALALLVAALALNAGTFVNVISQLQLNKGGVVAYLGLTLVLVPNAVLCAGSYLLGGGFAVGVGTTVAPSGVVVGALPLFPLLAAVPGSGEVPVWSSALIAVPVLVAACAVGVTQRRFPTVRWEEGIVRGLGAGVAAGVVVVALLMLAGGSVGPGRMQQVGPFLFDALLHAITSFGLGGLIGGVALTWWQRRSLARSDA, encoded by the coding sequence ATGGTTTCGCTGATCACGTCTTCCCCGACGAACATGGACGAGAGTCCCGCGCCTACGCGCCCGCTGCCGCTCATCGCGGTCGGCGGCGGACTCGTGGCTGCGATGATCACGCTGGCGGGCAGTCTCACAGTCGGCATGCTGGGCTGGTTCCTGGCCGATTCGGGCGCTCACGGCGCCCCCCGCGACGGTCTGCGCATCGGTGCCTTGGGCTGGCTCAGCGCACATCGCTCAGCAGTCACGATCGAGCGCGTGTCGGTGACCATGGTGCCCCTGCTGGTCACGTTGTTGTGTGCGATCGTGGTGTGGAAGGTCGCGCACCGTGTCGGCGACGCCCTCTCGGGTCATGGACCGGATGCGGACCGGCTCGCAGACGGAGAGCGCGACTGGACCGTTCCCGTGGCCACAGGGGGTTTCGCCACCGGCTATGGCGCGGTCCTGCTCGTCACGCAGGCGCTGCTGGCCGACTCGGGTGCCTCCCTGCTGCGCGTGCTGCTCGCGTTGCTCGTGCTCACCGGGGTACTGGTGTTTCCCGCGGTGGCCGCAGGATCAGGGCGTGCCGCGATCTGGGCCTCGCAGTTGCCATCCGCGGTCGTGCCGGCGGCGTTGGCGACGCGTCGGGTGGTGCTGTGGTTCTGTGGCACCGCGTTGGCGCTGCTGGTGGCGGCGCTGGCTCTCAACGCGGGCACCTTCGTCAACGTGATCTCGCAACTGCAACTCAACAAGGGCGGAGTCGTCGCCTATCTCGGGCTGACCCTCGTGCTGGTCCCCAACGCGGTGCTGTGCGCGGGTTCCTATCTGCTCGGCGGCGGGTTCGCGGTCGGGGTGGGTACGACGGTGGCTCCCTCGGGCGTCGTGGTCGGTGCCCTCCCGCTCTTCCCGTTGCTCGCGGCCGTGCCCGGTTCGGGCGAGGTCCCCGTCTGGTCGTCGGCCCTGATCGCTGTGCCTGTGCTGGTGGCTGCCTGCGCGGTCGGGGTCACTCAACGTCGCTTTCCCACGGTGCGCTGGGAGGAAGGCATCGTGCGTGGACTCGGCGCCGGTGTCGCCGCAGGCGTCGTGGTGGTGGCGTTGCTGATGCTCGCCGGCGGCTCGGTCGGCCCGGGTCGGATGCAACAGGTCGGCCCCTTCCTCTTCGACGCGCTCCTGCACGCGATCACGTCCTTCGGTCTCGGCGGCCTGATCGGTGGCGTGGCCCTCACCTGGTGGCAGCGCCGCTCGCTCGCGCGCTCCGACGCCTGA
- a CDS encoding SigE family RNA polymerase sigma factor, with product MEAAEFDAWYAGSYPRLTRQLYAMIGDRVEAQDCVQEAFVRAWAHRSQLQSDGNPDAWIRTTAHRLAISRWRRMRLGRRAPDRALAPESSAHPVSEVRVAVVDALKQLPFAQRQAIVLHHLADLPVAQVAAEVGAPEGTVKARLSRGRTALAALLDEGAHHA from the coding sequence ATGGAAGCCGCGGAGTTCGACGCGTGGTACGCCGGGTCCTACCCACGGCTGACCCGCCAGCTCTACGCCATGATCGGTGACCGCGTCGAGGCACAAGACTGCGTCCAGGAGGCGTTCGTACGAGCCTGGGCGCACCGGTCACAGTTGCAGTCGGACGGCAACCCCGACGCCTGGATCCGTACGACCGCCCATCGACTCGCGATCTCACGCTGGCGCCGGATGAGGCTTGGGCGCCGCGCTCCCGACCGAGCCTTGGCTCCGGAATCGAGCGCACACCCCGTCTCGGAAGTCCGCGTCGCCGTCGTGGATGCGCTGAAGCAACTGCCCTTCGCGCAACGCCAGGCGATCGTGCTGCATCACCTCGCCGACCTTCCGGTCGCGCAGGTCGCCGCCGAGGTCGGTGCCCCCGAGGGGACCGTCAAGGCTCGACTCTCACGAGGCCGCACCGCGCTTGCCGCCCTGCTCGACGAAGGAGCACACCATGCCTGA
- a CDS encoding multidrug efflux SMR transporter, with translation MSAALLLAVAIAVEVVATALLPRAEGFTNPGWTAVVVAGYAVSIWLLTLVVRTIPVSTTYAIWSGLGTALVAVIGVLALGEQMSAWKAASLGLIVAGVIGLNLVGAH, from the coding sequence ATGAGCGCCGCCCTGCTGCTCGCTGTTGCGATCGCCGTGGAGGTGGTGGCGACCGCGCTCCTGCCCCGCGCGGAGGGCTTCACCAACCCTGGTTGGACTGCGGTGGTCGTCGCGGGCTACGCCGTGTCGATCTGGCTGCTGACACTGGTCGTCCGCACCATCCCGGTGTCCACGACGTACGCCATCTGGTCTGGCCTGGGCACCGCACTCGTGGCGGTGATCGGCGTGTTGGCGCTCGGCGAGCAGATGTCGGCGTGGAAGGCCGCGTCGCTGGGGCTGATCGTGGCAGGGGTGATCGGCCTCAACCTGGTAGGTGCGCACTGA
- the purN gene encoding phosphoribosylglycinamide formyltransferase, translating to MRIVVLVSGSGTNLQALLDACADPSYGAQVVAVGADRDQIEGLARAQRNGVPTFVERVSAHPSRDDWDTALTSAVAAHAPDLVVSAGFMKLLGPRFLATHPSVNTHPALSPSFPGMHAPADALAYAVKITGATLFVVDSGVDTGAIVAQVPVAVLPDDDVESLHERIKVAERAMLVDTVGRMAREGWTVEGRRVSIGG from the coding sequence GTGCGGATCGTCGTCCTCGTCTCCGGTTCGGGGACCAACCTGCAGGCTCTTCTCGACGCTTGCGCCGACCCCTCCTACGGAGCGCAGGTCGTCGCAGTGGGAGCTGACCGTGACCAGATCGAGGGGCTCGCCCGGGCACAACGAAATGGCGTCCCCACCTTCGTAGAGCGGGTCAGCGCCCATCCGTCTCGCGACGACTGGGACACGGCCCTCACCTCGGCGGTGGCCGCGCACGCCCCCGACCTGGTCGTCTCGGCGGGCTTCATGAAACTCCTCGGGCCGCGGTTCCTGGCCACGCATCCCAGCGTCAACACCCACCCGGCGCTGTCGCCGTCCTTCCCCGGGATGCACGCCCCCGCCGACGCGTTGGCGTACGCCGTCAAGATCACCGGTGCCACCCTCTTCGTGGTCGACTCGGGTGTCGACACCGGCGCCATCGTCGCGCAGGTCCCGGTCGCGGTGCTGCCCGACGACGACGTCGAGTCCCTGCACGAACGGATCAAGGTGGCCGAGCGCGCGATGCTCGTCGACACCGTCGGGCGGATGGCGCGGGAGGGCTGGACGGTCGAGGGCCGACGCGTGAGCATCGGGGGATGA
- a CDS encoding VOC family protein — MITALHLLIYSDDAPATRAFFKDVLQWPFVADDGDSDWLIFTTGPSELGVHPTRSEHGGEEWSAPRHHSVSLMCDDLDATIGDIASRGAQLSGEPMEMGFGRGVMVQVPGADDVLLYQPHHPTAYDRA, encoded by the coding sequence ATGATCACTGCGCTGCACCTGCTCATCTACTCCGACGATGCCCCCGCGACCCGCGCCTTCTTCAAAGACGTGCTGCAGTGGCCCTTCGTGGCCGACGACGGCGACTCCGACTGGCTGATCTTCACGACCGGTCCGTCGGAGTTGGGCGTGCACCCGACCCGATCCGAGCACGGCGGAGAGGAGTGGTCCGCGCCTCGGCACCACTCGGTGTCGCTGATGTGCGACGACCTCGACGCCACGATCGGCGACATCGCGTCGCGAGGTGCGCAGCTCAGCGGGGAGCCGATGGAGATGGGCTTCGGCCGCGGCGTGATGGTGCAGGTCCCTGGCGCGGACGACGTACTGCTCTATCAACCGCACCACCCGACCGCCTACGACCGCGCCTGA
- a CDS encoding NADPH-dependent FMN reductase: MKIAIIVGSTRPGRAGSAVGAWVKEQADARGGQATYDLLELADFELDLLNEPTVPGAANREYENPKTREWSKVIDSYDGFVFVTPEYNHGVPAALKNAVDVLYPEWNHKAITFVGYGAASGVRSVEHWRQIVANAMMQATRAQLELSVFTDFGENGFAPSERREGELKTALDQLEALTGAVKQLRG, encoded by the coding sequence ATGAAGATCGCGATCATCGTCGGCAGCACCCGCCCGGGCCGTGCTGGCTCAGCCGTTGGCGCCTGGGTCAAGGAGCAGGCCGATGCCCGCGGTGGTCAGGCGACCTACGACCTGCTCGAGCTCGCCGACTTCGAGCTCGACCTGCTCAACGAACCCACGGTCCCCGGTGCCGCGAACCGGGAGTACGAGAACCCGAAGACGCGCGAGTGGAGCAAGGTCATCGACTCCTACGACGGCTTCGTCTTCGTCACCCCGGAGTACAACCACGGAGTCCCGGCAGCCCTCAAGAACGCCGTCGACGTGCTCTATCCCGAGTGGAACCACAAGGCGATCACGTTCGTGGGGTACGGCGCCGCGTCCGGTGTCCGCTCCGTCGAGCACTGGCGCCAGATCGTGGCCAACGCGATGATGCAGGCCACCCGGGCCCAACTCGAGCTCTCGGTGTTCACCGACTTCGGCGAGAACGGCTTCGCGCCGAGCGAGCGCCGTGAGGGCGAACTGAAGACCGCCCTGGATCAACTCGAGGCGCTGACCGGCGCGGTGAAGCAGCTTCGCGGCTGA
- a CDS encoding MFS transporter produces the protein MSSDPRSTHRTEGALIALIAVVLVGINLRPGAGSIGPLLEEIRGGLDMGASTAGVLTGLPGLCFGLIGALAVALSRRVGLGGGIALGVVAIVTGLIARAVTESITGFLLLSVLALGGMAIGNVLVPAWIKQHGGQAQVMLATVYGTCLIVGGTLSPWLTPLVEQSRGWREALGAWGVFAVLALPLWLLFAFRDRADRAGRPVVVRPSGRIAHSPTALAMTLFFGMQSMSGYVQLGWMPQIYRDAGLSAAYAGGMVALLNAVMLIGGLVMPSVIARSANLSPLFLLFGTLLGVSWLGLLVAPASVPWLWAVLMGFSGFAFPTVIALIPARTRDPAVTAQLSGFVQPIGYLCAGLGPILIGIIHEATGDWTLVLILLAATAIPFTWAGMRVAQPVFVDDELAAQARS, from the coding sequence GTGTCATCTGACCCACGCTCGACGCACCGCACTGAGGGTGCGCTGATCGCGCTGATCGCGGTGGTGCTGGTCGGGATCAACCTGCGCCCAGGCGCCGGGTCGATCGGCCCACTGCTGGAAGAGATCCGCGGCGGACTCGACATGGGCGCTTCGACCGCCGGTGTCCTCACCGGTCTGCCCGGCCTGTGTTTCGGGCTGATCGGGGCGCTCGCGGTCGCGCTCTCTCGTCGGGTCGGACTGGGTGGCGGCATCGCCCTGGGCGTGGTCGCCATCGTCACCGGTCTGATCGCTCGCGCTGTCACCGAGTCGATCACCGGCTTCCTGCTGCTCAGCGTGCTCGCCCTCGGCGGGATGGCGATCGGCAACGTGCTGGTCCCGGCCTGGATCAAGCAGCACGGCGGTCAGGCGCAGGTGATGCTCGCGACCGTCTACGGCACCTGCCTGATCGTCGGCGGGACGCTGTCGCCCTGGTTGACGCCGTTGGTGGAGCAGTCGCGTGGGTGGCGGGAGGCGCTGGGCGCCTGGGGCGTGTTCGCGGTGCTGGCACTGCCGTTGTGGCTGCTCTTCGCCTTCCGCGATCGCGCCGACCGCGCGGGACGCCCTGTCGTCGTACGTCCGTCGGGCCGGATCGCGCACTCCCCTACGGCACTGGCGATGACGCTCTTCTTCGGGATGCAGTCGATGTCCGGTTACGTACAACTGGGCTGGATGCCGCAGATCTATCGAGATGCCGGGCTGTCCGCGGCGTACGCCGGGGGCATGGTCGCGCTGCTCAATGCGGTGATGCTGATCGGCGGGCTGGTCATGCCCAGCGTGATCGCGCGGTCGGCGAACCTGAGCCCCCTCTTCCTGCTCTTCGGCACCCTGCTCGGGGTCTCCTGGCTCGGCCTGCTCGTGGCACCGGCCTCCGTGCCGTGGCTGTGGGCCGTGCTGATGGGGTTCTCAGGGTTCGCCTTCCCGACCGTGATCGCGCTGATCCCGGCGCGTACGCGTGACCCTGCAGTGACTGCGCAACTGTCCGGATTCGTGCAACCGATCGGCTACCTCTGTGCGGGGCTGGGACCGATCCTGATCGGCATCATCCACGAGGCGACCGGGGACTGGACACTCGTCCTGATCCTGCTCGCAGCCACCGCGATCCCGTTCACCTGGGCGGGCATGCGAGTTGCCCAGCCGGTGTTCGTCGACGACGAGTTGGCGGCTCAGGCGCGGTCGTAG
- the purH gene encoding bifunctional phosphoribosylaminoimidazolecarboxamide formyltransferase/IMP cyclohydrolase: MTSPQIPIKRALVSVYDKTGLEALVTALHERGVALVSTGGSAALIAGLGLPVTKVEDLTGFPECLDGRVKTLHPRVHAGILADRRLESHVAQLADLDIEPFDLVVSNLYPFRETVASGATPDECVEQIDIGGPSMVRAAAKNHPSVAIVTSPDQYADLLAAVDAGGYTLEQRRHLAAAAFGHTAAYDAAVSAWMAEVIAPVEGAPATVAHTYAKSADLRYGENPHQQSALYVDGSGTGLAAATQLHGKEMSHNNYVDTDAALRAAYDFDQPAVAIIKHANPCGIAIGETIAEAHQRAHACDPTSAFGGVIAANRPVSVEMARAVAEVFTEVIVAPAYEEGALDVLTQKKNVRVLVAAPAPADRELRAVSGGLLVQSVDRVDADGDDPSTWTLAAGAAASSEVLADLAFAWTACRSVKSNAILLAADGASVGIGMGQVNRVDSCRLAVARAGERAAGSVAASDAFFPFEDGPQILLDAGVKAIVQPGGSVRDELTVAACETAGVTMYFTGTRHFAH, from the coding sequence GTGACGTCACCCCAGATCCCGATCAAGCGCGCGCTCGTCAGCGTCTATGACAAGACCGGTCTGGAGGCCTTGGTCACCGCCCTGCACGAACGCGGGGTCGCGCTCGTCTCGACCGGTGGCTCGGCCGCGCTGATCGCAGGTCTCGGTCTGCCGGTGACGAAGGTGGAGGACCTGACCGGCTTCCCGGAGTGCCTCGATGGTCGCGTGAAGACCCTGCACCCTCGTGTGCATGCCGGGATCCTGGCCGACCGGCGCCTAGAGAGCCACGTCGCACAACTGGCGGACCTCGACATCGAGCCCTTCGACCTGGTGGTCTCCAATCTCTACCCGTTCCGCGAGACGGTCGCGTCCGGCGCGACTCCCGACGAGTGCGTCGAGCAGATCGACATCGGCGGCCCGTCGATGGTGCGCGCCGCGGCCAAGAACCACCCCAGCGTCGCGATCGTCACGTCGCCAGATCAGTACGCCGACCTGCTCGCCGCCGTGGATGCGGGTGGCTACACGTTGGAGCAACGCCGGCACCTGGCAGCAGCCGCCTTCGGGCACACGGCGGCGTACGACGCGGCGGTCTCCGCCTGGATGGCCGAGGTCATCGCGCCGGTCGAGGGCGCCCCCGCGACCGTCGCGCACACGTACGCCAAGTCCGCCGACCTGCGCTATGGCGAGAACCCCCACCAGCAGTCGGCCCTCTACGTGGACGGCTCCGGGACGGGACTGGCTGCCGCGACCCAACTGCACGGCAAGGAGATGTCGCACAACAACTACGTCGACACCGATGCAGCCCTGCGGGCGGCGTACGACTTCGACCAGCCCGCGGTGGCGATCATCAAGCACGCCAACCCTTGTGGCATCGCCATCGGCGAGACCATCGCCGAGGCGCACCAGCGCGCACACGCCTGCGACCCGACCTCGGCCTTCGGTGGTGTGATCGCGGCCAATCGTCCTGTGTCGGTGGAGATGGCGCGCGCCGTGGCGGAGGTGTTCACCGAGGTGATCGTCGCCCCGGCGTACGAGGAGGGCGCGCTCGATGTGCTGACCCAGAAGAAGAACGTCCGCGTGCTTGTCGCCGCGCCCGCCCCCGCTGATCGCGAGTTGCGCGCGGTCTCAGGCGGACTGCTCGTGCAGTCGGTGGACCGCGTGGACGCCGACGGTGACGATCCGTCGACCTGGACGCTGGCGGCGGGCGCTGCGGCGTCGTCGGAGGTGCTGGCGGACCTGGCGTTCGCGTGGACGGCCTGCCGTTCGGTCAAGTCCAACGCGATCCTGCTTGCCGCCGACGGCGCGTCCGTGGGCATCGGCATGGGCCAGGTCAACCGAGTCGACTCCTGCCGCCTGGCGGTGGCCCGAGCCGGGGAGCGGGCCGCGGGCTCAGTGGCTGCCTCCGATGCGTTCTTCCCCTTCGAGGACGGCCCGCAGATCCTGCTCGACGCGGGGGTCAAGGCGATCGTGCAGCCCGGAGGATCCGTACGCGACGAGCTCACCGTCGCCGCCTGCGAGACCGCCGGGGTAACGATGTATTTCACCGGGACGCGGCACTTCGCCCACTGA
- a CDS encoding class I SAM-dependent methyltransferase yields the protein MPDLVFSEPRLARLYDLFDPDRSDLDHYLAIVDEFGARRVLDVGCGTGVFALLLAERGLDVTGVDPATASLDVARAKPGAERVRWVEADATQLPVAEDFDVVTMTGNVAQVFLTDEEWERVLTRAAAVLAPGGHLVFETRDPAQRAWVDWTPDNSHIRAHDEVEGWVETWHEVTDVRPPLVTFSAHTTFADGSKLRSESTLRFRTRDEVEASLEAAGFDLVDVRDAPDRAGKEFVFIARKPADERDNRDRGWRDLERIDAALERGDIDEAQWHQRILDLIEPAYLAGETPHAQSGKGGDAAAWEHGRRLLCDAIDRDGSFLDIGCANGLLMADVRRWSGEDGHDLEPYGLDISERLVELARSRYPEWADRLVVGNALHWRPSRRFTFVRTGLEYVPRHRRAQLLQHLLDHAVEPGGRLIIGVQNLAADESLVPELQAWGYRVAGETRRPHRTSGLTYTAFWIDRPVE from the coding sequence GTGCCCGATCTCGTGTTCTCCGAGCCCCGACTCGCCCGCCTCTATGACCTCTTCGATCCCGATCGCTCTGACTTGGACCACTACCTGGCGATCGTCGACGAGTTCGGCGCCCGCCGGGTGCTCGATGTCGGCTGCGGCACGGGGGTCTTCGCACTCCTGCTGGCCGAGCGCGGATTAGACGTCACCGGCGTCGATCCTGCTACGGCGAGCCTCGACGTGGCACGCGCTAAGCCAGGGGCCGAGAGGGTGCGCTGGGTCGAGGCCGACGCGACCCAGTTGCCGGTCGCCGAAGACTTCGATGTGGTGACCATGACGGGCAATGTCGCCCAGGTCTTCTTGACTGACGAGGAGTGGGAGAGGGTCCTCACCCGCGCAGCGGCAGTCCTCGCACCCGGAGGTCATCTCGTCTTCGAGACCCGCGACCCGGCCCAGCGCGCCTGGGTCGACTGGACGCCCGACAACTCCCACATCCGCGCGCATGACGAGGTCGAGGGCTGGGTGGAGACCTGGCACGAGGTGACCGACGTACGCCCACCCCTGGTCACTTTCTCCGCGCACACCACCTTCGCCGACGGGTCGAAGTTGCGCAGCGAGTCCACGCTGCGTTTTCGCACCCGCGACGAGGTGGAGGCATCCCTCGAAGCGGCGGGCTTCGACCTGGTGGACGTACGCGATGCGCCCGACCGCGCGGGCAAGGAATTCGTCTTCATCGCGCGCAAACCCGCTGATGAGCGAGACAACCGCGACCGGGGATGGCGTGACCTCGAACGCATCGATGCGGCTCTCGAACGCGGCGATATCGACGAGGCACAGTGGCATCAGCGCATCCTGGACCTGATCGAACCCGCGTACTTGGCGGGAGAAACCCCGCACGCTCAGTCGGGCAAGGGTGGAGACGCTGCGGCCTGGGAGCACGGTCGCAGACTGCTGTGCGACGCGATCGATCGCGACGGCAGCTTCCTCGACATCGGCTGCGCCAACGGGCTGCTGATGGCAGACGTACGCCGTTGGTCGGGCGAGGACGGTCACGATCTCGAGCCCTACGGACTCGACATCAGCGAGCGCCTCGTGGAGTTGGCCCGCTCGCGCTATCCCGAGTGGGCCGATCGCCTCGTGGTCGGCAACGCCCTGCACTGGCGTCCGTCACGTCGCTTCACGTTCGTGCGGACCGGCCTGGAATACGTACCTCGGCACCGCCGCGCCCAACTGCTGCAACACCTCCTCGATCACGCGGTCGAGCCAGGCGGCAGGCTGATCATCGGCGTGCAGAATCTGGCTGCCGACGAGTCGCTCGTCCCCGAACTCCAGGCGTGGGGCTACCGCGTCGCGGGGGAGACCCGCCGACCACACCGGACGAGCGGGCTGACGTACACCGCGTTCTGGATCGACCGCCCCGTGGAATGA
- a CDS encoding TetR/AcrR family transcriptional regulator, translating to MSRRDEILDASVAYVLQHGLIGLTLRPLAAEIGTSDRMLIYHFESRDSLVAAVVARIGDQGTAALDAMPAAPSVRSAVNRLWAAFQKDPLRRCQDVYLQAAATGLIGTEPHRTLARESNARWTEALASYLRRSGAPPRRVHRIVTLVDSALYGFHLDLATDRPDELARGVDDLARAAQALAIA from the coding sequence GTGAGTCGTCGCGACGAGATCTTGGACGCCTCGGTGGCGTACGTGCTCCAGCACGGCCTGATCGGGTTGACCTTGCGACCTCTCGCCGCGGAGATCGGCACCAGCGACCGGATGCTGATCTATCACTTCGAGTCGCGTGATTCCCTCGTCGCCGCAGTCGTCGCCAGAATCGGCGACCAGGGGACTGCCGCGTTGGACGCGATGCCGGCCGCACCATCCGTACGTTCGGCAGTCAACCGGCTCTGGGCGGCCTTCCAGAAAGACCCGCTGCGGCGCTGCCAGGACGTCTATCTCCAGGCCGCCGCAACCGGCCTGATCGGCACCGAACCCCACCGCACGCTGGCGAGGGAGTCCAATGCGCGCTGGACCGAGGCGCTGGCGTCGTACCTGCGCCGCAGTGGCGCACCGCCGCGGCGCGTCCATCGCATCGTGACCCTCGTGGACTCGGCGCTCTACGGCTTCCACCTCGACCTCGCCACCGACCGGCCGGACGAACTCGCGCGTGGCGTGGATGATCTGGCGCGGGCCGCCCAGGCGCTCGCCATCGCCTGA